From the Ascaphus truei isolate aAscTru1 chromosome 15, aAscTru1.hap1, whole genome shotgun sequence genome, one window contains:
- the LOC142466841 gene encoding uncharacterized protein LOC142466841 isoform X1, with protein MEKMRTEQSCNIPMNMTENASFNQSRQLINNVTASHSKRYILADATGKDLGESGKSLTCLSDQNLQKRTQTGERLHVCGECGKGFSVLSNLNTHKRTHTGERPHVCGECRKGFSVLCNLNTHMRTHTGERPHVCGECGKGFSVLSSLNTHMRTHTGERPHVCGECGNGFSVLSRLNTHMRTHTVERPHVCGECRKGFSDLSSLNKHKRTHRRERPHVCGECGKRFSSLSHLIRHQTGHTGERPHVCGECGKGFSQLTHLNIHKRTHTGERPHVCGECGKGFSVLSRLNTHMRIHTMERPHVCGECGKGFGDLSSLNKHKRTHTGERPHVCGECGKGFSLLSNLNIHKRTHTGERLHVCGECGKEFSRLSHLNTHIRTHTGERPHVCGECGKGFSDLSHLNTHIRTHTGERPHVCGECGKGFSVLSSLNTHIRTHTGEKLHACGECGKGFSVLSSLNTHMRTHTGERPHVCGECGKGFSVLSRLNTHMRTHTVERPHACGECGKGFSDLSSLNKHKRTHTRERPHVCGECGKGFSPLSHLIRHKRTHTGERPHVCGECGKGFSQLSNLNTHKRTHTGEKPISKARHV; from the coding sequence atggaaaagatgagaacagaacaatcttgcaacattccaatgaatatgacagaaaatgcatctttcaaccagtcaaggcaattaataaacaatgtaactgcttctcattccaaaagatatatattagcagatgccacaggaaaagatcttggagaaagtgggaagagtctgacttgtttatcagaccagaacctacagaagaggacacagaccggggagagactgcatgtatgtggggaatgtgggaagggatttagtgtgttatctaacctgaacacacacaagcggacacatacaggggagagaccgcatgtatgtggggaatgtaggaagggatttagtgtgttatgcaacctgaacacacacatgaggacacacacaggggagagaccacatgtatgtggggaatgtgggaagggatttagtgtgttatccagcctgaacacacacatgaggacacacacaggggagagaccgcatgtatgtggggaatgtgggaacggatttagtgtgttatccaggctgaacacacacatgaggacacacacagtggagagaccgcatgtatgtggggaatgtcgaaagggatttagtgacttatccagcctgaacaaacacaagaggacacacagacgggagagaccacatgtatgtggagAATGTGGGAAGAGATTTAGTTCGTTATCCCACCTGATCAGACACCAGAcgggacacacaggggagagaccgcatgtatgtggggaatgtgggaagggatttagtcagttaacccacctgaacatacacaagaggacacacacaggggagagaccgcatgtttgtggggaatgtgggaagggatttagtgtgttatccaggctgaacacacacatgaggataCACACAATGGAGAGAcctcatgtatgtggggaatgtggaaagggatttggtgacttatccagcctgaacaaacacaaaaggacacacacaggggagagaccacatgtatgtggggaatgtgggaagggatttagtttgttatccaacctgaacatacacaagcggacacatacaggggagagactgcatgtatgtggggaatgtgggaaggaatttagtcggttatcccacctgaacacacacatcaggacacacacaggggagagaccgcatgtatgtggggaatgtgggaagggatttagtgacttatcccacctgaacacacacatcaggacacacacaggggagagaccgcatgtatgtggggaatgtgggaagggatttagtgtgttatccagcctgaacacacacatcaggacacacacaggggagaaactgcatgcatgtggggaatgtgggaagggatttagtgtgttatccagcctgaatacacacatgaggacacacacaggggagagaccgcatgtatgtggggaatgtgggaagggatttagtgtgttatccaggcTGAACACGCACATGAGGACACATACAGTGGAGAGACCGCAtgcatgtggggaatgtgggaagggatttagtgacttatctagcctgaacaaacacaagaggacacacacacgggagagaccgcatgtatgtggggaatgtgggaagggatttagtccaTTATCCCAcctgatcagacacaagaggacacacacaggggagagaccacatgtatgtggggaatgtggtaagggatttagtcagttatccaacctgaacacacacaagaggacacacacaggggagaaacccatctctaaagccaggcatgtTTAG